One stretch of Muribaculum intestinale DNA includes these proteins:
- a CDS encoding helix-turn-helix transcriptional regulator codes for MAKNTMGTKLPRKLEQKMALMGEQIKLARLRRNLSIAQVAERATCSPLTVNRIEKGSPTVSIGIYARVLYALQLDDDLLLIAKEDTLGRNLQDLSLKHRQRASKKE; via the coding sequence ATGGCAAAGAACACTATGGGGACTAAGTTGCCCCGAAAACTGGAACAGAAAATGGCTCTTATGGGCGAGCAGATTAAGCTCGCTCGGCTGCGTCGTAATCTCTCGATTGCGCAGGTGGCTGAACGTGCGACCTGTTCGCCTCTCACGGTAAACCGCATCGAGAAAGGTTCTCCTACAGTTTCAATCGGCATCTATGCCCGCGTTCTTTATGCTCTGCAACTTGATGACGATCTTCTTTTGATTGCCAAGGAGGATACCCTCGGACGCAATCTGCAAGATTTGAGTCTGAAACACCGCCAACGCGCTTCTAAAAAGGAATAA
- a CDS encoding PH domain-containing protein: MKKFGGTKYNSMWDGSTWLMLGFVVACCLVPCFIDHSIWLITLCLAMLAFVLLTFIGIYYRIDRDKLVVYSFFVPTAYPIDKIKEIKPTRSVLSSPATSLSHRLAITFTNRNILKSSIPLIISPMRQEEFIRHLLSINPEIKHLA; encoded by the coding sequence ATGAAAAAGTTTGGAGGCACTAAATATAATTCGATGTGGGATGGGTCAACATGGCTCATGTTGGGATTTGTAGTGGCATGCTGTCTTGTGCCTTGTTTCATAGACCATAGTATATGGCTAATCACATTGTGTCTGGCTATGTTGGCTTTTGTGTTGCTTACCTTTATCGGTATCTATTACCGGATTGACCGGGACAAGTTGGTGGTGTATTCATTCTTTGTTCCGACCGCCTACCCGATTGACAAAATCAAGGAAATCAAGCCGACCAGGAGCGTACTCTCATCGCCGGCTACATCGTTATCTCATCGGTTGGCAATCACCTTTACCAACCGGAATATTCTCAAAAGCTCTATTCCACTCATTATATCGCCCATGCGTCAAGAGGAATTTATCCGACATCTTCTCTCCATCAATCCCGAAATTAAGCATTTGGCATAG
- a CDS encoding transposase, with product MFVKLRKISEITATLPFTEFDFMQKYRESFAVSELGRIHAQLPLKELAEKIRSHFPKTHPQGNTPMFPPEGEVALMFLKPYTGQSDDGLIEMLNGNIHMQMFCGVLIDPAKPIKNGKIVSAIRQRIAGVLDIRELQKILYGKWGGSLRNKDLCLTDATCYESHLRFPTDVKLLWECCEWLQSLIAKTCKALKERLPRNKYRDIDRARLTYAKHRKHSRAATVKLRRRLLGLLSKQIGQWNRICKIHTVDIALTAEQSKRLFALKEVYRQQRALAQKKEVKKRIVSIDRPYIRPIVRGKENKRVEFGAKVNNIQIDGISFIEHHSFEAFNEGVRLQECIEYQQELTGVKVAKVGADTIYANNDNRRYCTENGITTCFVRKGPKPKDENTDISTARRIIGTLRSTAMEGSFGNQKQHYGVSRIAARNSRSETLLLFFGIHMANAATLAARQLAIEEKKKQRA from the coding sequence ATGTTCGTGAAGTTACGGAAAATATCTGAGATTACGGCCACGTTGCCGTTTACCGAGTTCGATTTTATGCAAAAATATCGCGAGAGTTTTGCCGTAAGCGAGCTCGGGCGCATCCATGCGCAACTGCCATTGAAGGAGCTGGCAGAGAAAATCCGCTCGCATTTTCCCAAAACGCATCCTCAAGGCAACACGCCGATGTTCCCGCCGGAGGGAGAGGTGGCGCTGATGTTCCTCAAACCATATACCGGACAATCGGATGACGGCCTGATCGAGATGCTCAACGGCAACATACACATGCAGATGTTCTGCGGGGTGCTCATAGATCCCGCCAAGCCCATAAAGAACGGCAAGATAGTCAGTGCTATCCGTCAGCGCATAGCCGGAGTTCTGGACATCAGAGAACTGCAGAAAATCCTGTATGGCAAATGGGGCGGCTCGCTGAGAAACAAGGATTTGTGTCTGACCGATGCCACCTGCTACGAGAGCCATCTGCGGTTCCCGACAGATGTAAAACTGTTGTGGGAATGCTGCGAGTGGCTTCAATCTCTAATTGCAAAGACCTGTAAGGCGCTGAAGGAACGGCTGCCGCGCAACAAGTATCGTGATATTGACCGCGCCAGACTCACCTATGCCAAGCATCGCAAACACAGCAGGGCGGCCACTGTCAAACTCCGCCGTCGATTGCTCGGCTTGCTTTCCAAACAGATAGGGCAATGGAACAGAATCTGCAAGATACACACCGTTGACATCGCGCTCACCGCCGAGCAAAGCAAGCGTCTCTTCGCTCTTAAAGAGGTGTATCGACAGCAGAGAGCGCTTGCTCAGAAAAAGGAGGTGAAGAAACGCATCGTCAGCATAGACCGTCCGTACATCCGGCCCATCGTCAGAGGCAAGGAGAACAAGCGAGTGGAGTTCGGAGCCAAGGTCAACAACATCCAGATTGATGGAATATCATTCATCGAGCATCATTCCTTCGAAGCCTTCAACGAGGGCGTGAGATTACAGGAGTGTATTGAATATCAACAGGAACTGACCGGAGTCAAAGTCGCCAAAGTCGGAGCTGACACCATCTATGCCAACAACGACAACCGGCGGTACTGTACCGAAAACGGCATAACGACATGTTTTGTCCGCAAAGGCCCGAAGCCAAAGGATGAAAACACCGACATAAGCACAGCCCGACGAATAATCGGGACACTGCGCTCTACCGCCATGGAGGGCAGCTTCGGAAACCAGAAACAGCACTACGGTGTCAGCCGGATTGCTGCACGCAACTCCCGCAGCGAGACGCTGCTGCTCTTTTTCGGCATCCACATGGCAAATGCCGCAACGCTTGCCGCCCGACAACTCGCCATCGAAGAAAAGAAGAAACAGCGAGCGTGA
- a CDS encoding AAA domain-containing protein — MKSLTESSMAILKASLARRYKSERPIIASVAELFNNGESVLADYPIILSTTFSSKNCFNSDTLFDYVIMDEASQVSVETGLLALTCAKNAVIVGDTMQLPNVITEDDRVKLNEIRKSTNIPDSYDAANHSFLSSVLATIPNVPETLLREHYRCHPDIINFCNQKFYGGNLLIMTKRNDVEKHLLALATAPGQHCRGHYNQREIDAVKIELMPLLDNFENTGIIAPYNSQVNQFRSQIPEIEVATVHKYQGREKDTIIMSVTDDSITEFTDNANLLNVAVSRAKNKFCLVVSGNPQKLNGNIHDLINYIKYQQGVVIQSNLRSIFDYLFSQIQAYNRDNEPVSEYDSENLTFDLIENIRTNYPHLSHIKALCHYPVRYLINDTQGLSEREKRYALHPATHIDFLIINRVTKEPLLAIETDGYSYHNEKTEQFQRDRMKDKILELYGLPLLRLSTVGYGEESKIVDALDKRVKLGIFS, encoded by the coding sequence ATGAAGTCTCTGACTGAAAGTTCAATGGCAATTCTTAAAGCGTCTTTAGCCCGACGATATAAATCGGAACGACCAATTATAGCTTCAGTTGCGGAATTATTCAACAATGGGGAATCTGTATTAGCCGATTATCCTATTATTCTTAGTACCACATTCTCGTCCAAGAACTGCTTCAATAGTGACACACTCTTTGACTATGTTATTATGGACGAGGCATCACAGGTTTCGGTCGAAACCGGTCTGTTGGCCTTAACATGCGCAAAAAATGCAGTTATTGTGGGAGATACTATGCAACTGCCTAACGTCATTACCGAAGATGACAGAGTAAAATTGAATGAGATTAGGAAATCAACAAATATACCCGATTCATACGATGCCGCCAATCACAGCTTCTTAAGTTCAGTATTGGCTACAATTCCAAACGTTCCGGAGACACTGCTTCGTGAACATTACCGTTGTCATCCCGACATAATCAACTTTTGCAACCAAAAGTTTTATGGCGGAAATCTGCTCATCATGACAAAGCGGAACGATGTCGAAAAACATCTGTTAGCCCTCGCGACCGCTCCCGGACAGCATTGCAGAGGACACTATAACCAACGTGAAATTGACGCTGTAAAAATCGAGTTAATGCCGTTGCTTGATAATTTTGAGAATACGGGTATTATCGCTCCATATAATAGTCAGGTTAATCAATTTCGTTCTCAGATTCCCGAAATAGAGGTCGCTACGGTACATAAATATCAGGGACGTGAGAAAGACACCATCATTATGAGCGTTACCGATGATTCTATTACCGAATTTACTGATAATGCCAATCTTTTGAATGTTGCAGTGTCACGGGCAAAAAATAAATTTTGCCTTGTCGTTTCCGGAAACCCTCAAAAACTGAACGGCAACATCCATGATTTAATCAATTACATTAAATATCAGCAAGGTGTTGTTATACAGAGCAATCTTCGTTCTATTTTTGATTATCTTTTCTCTCAAATTCAGGCGTATAATCGCGATAATGAGCCTGTATCTGAATACGATTCGGAAAATCTGACTTTTGATTTAATTGAGAATATCCGAACAAATTATCCTCACCTTTCTCACATCAAGGCTCTTTGTCATTATCCTGTGCGATATCTCATTAACGACACACAGGGCTTGTCGGAACGAGAGAAAAGATATGCGCTGCATCCGGCAACGCATATCGACTTCTTGATTATCAACCGAGTCACAAAAGAACCTCTTCTTGCAATTGAAACAGATGGCTATAGTTACCATAATGAAAAGACTGAACAGTTTCAAAGAGACCGCATGAAAGACAAAATCCTTGAATTATATGGTCTTCCACTACTGCGCCTTTCAACAGTCGGATATGGAGAGGAATCCAAAATTGTCGATGCGCTTGATAAACGAGTTAAATTAGGGATATTCAGTTAA
- a CDS encoding IS30 family transposase, whose amino-acid sequence MYRQLTSQQRSQIFALLQRKTSREEIALIVGCSQSTLCRELKRNSTTKGHYLWEKAHAKALERRKRTTSNKKLDSVLVWRIKQMIIDHQWSPEQIRGVLAKEGVSVSIQTIYNIINADESGELRRHRRHPDFRRRPKGERKPTKATNIPNRTSIHDRPAEADGKRFGDFEMDLIVDAYGHAILVLLERMTGFVMMEKLPYGKRAKPLSKTVVRMLYAYRKYLKTITTDNGSEFAAHLDITAGLRIKGLDDVTVYFADSYCSWQKGAVENINKLIRQYIPKKSNFNDFTDLYIKNVAKKLNLRPRKKLGFSNPKTEFFKQIANFALAS is encoded by the coding sequence ATGTACAGACAATTAACCTCGCAGCAAAGGTCGCAAATTTTCGCCTTACTGCAAAGAAAAACTTCGAGAGAAGAAATTGCCCTCATAGTAGGGTGCAGTCAGTCAACGCTTTGTCGTGAACTGAAGCGCAATTCCACAACCAAAGGCCACTATCTGTGGGAAAAGGCTCATGCCAAAGCCCTTGAACGCAGAAAGCGCACCACATCCAACAAGAAGCTCGACAGCGTGTTGGTGTGGCGTATAAAACAGATGATTATTGACCACCAATGGTCACCAGAACAAATTCGTGGCGTGTTGGCCAAGGAAGGTGTTTCCGTATCCATACAGACCATTTACAACATTATAAACGCTGATGAAAGCGGAGAACTGCGCCGTCACCGCAGACATCCCGACTTCCGACGACGACCAAAAGGCGAACGCAAACCCACTAAAGCCACCAACATACCAAACCGCACAAGCATACACGACAGACCGGCCGAGGCCGACGGCAAACGCTTTGGCGATTTTGAGATGGATCTTATTGTTGATGCCTACGGGCACGCGATTCTAGTGCTGCTTGAACGCATGACTGGCTTTGTGATGATGGAGAAACTACCTTACGGAAAAAGAGCCAAGCCATTGTCAAAGACTGTCGTGAGAATGCTGTACGCATACCGTAAATATCTTAAAACCATCACTACTGACAACGGCAGCGAGTTCGCGGCACACCTCGACATAACCGCCGGATTACGCATCAAAGGTCTCGATGATGTGACTGTTTACTTTGCCGACAGCTACTGCTCATGGCAGAAAGGAGCGGTCGAAAACATCAACAAACTCATCCGTCAATACATCCCCAAAAAGTCAAATTTCAATGATTTCACTGACCTATACATCAAGAATGTCGCAAAGAAACTAAACCTCAGACCACGGAAAAAACTCGGTTTTTCAAACCCGAAAACCGAGTTCTTCAAACAAATCGCTAATTTTGCACTTGCCAGTTGA
- a CDS encoding AAA domain-containing protein — MNLENHIIIINGADKTYQVESIRLDGYKYAIKFQNTDKIYSYSRDNILWLSNPTSIDFENCHVFANGKKEKNIKAIHLFANNAVRYYAITYGSDFVKHYSGNEVDIHRSCLTGKATNVFDYLQQCAAINTLGINEEDESSEGILSSVYSKISFVDEETAAAVYMSPGRGLRRYSNDTALFPFGCNASQMRAVNIALTNQISVIQGPPGTGKTQTILNIIANLLKDKKSVLVVSNNNSATENVLEKLYKNGLDFLVASLGKKENKEAFIANQPPLNSDLPTWHKTSIETNRAHREVKDSVEKVEEIFTMQERLAVCRQELAEIEIEMSHYKKEQPDKFSNKEVKTSSSKILKILGRIKSFSIKYQHDSKDFVQRFKRLWSKFSLELRLRLSFDIKGELTPDSMPRIISLLDWLFYIRRVHELKSEIENLETQLRRFNWQVQN, encoded by the coding sequence ATGAATCTTGAAAATCATATCATAATAATCAATGGGGCAGATAAGACGTATCAGGTTGAATCTATTCGACTTGATGGGTATAAATACGCCATCAAATTTCAGAACACCGATAAAATCTATTCCTACTCAAGAGACAATATTTTATGGCTGTCAAATCCGACCTCAATAGATTTTGAGAACTGTCATGTCTTTGCAAATGGCAAAAAGGAGAAAAATATTAAGGCAATTCATTTGTTTGCAAACAATGCCGTAAGATATTATGCTATAACTTATGGTAGCGACTTTGTCAAACATTACTCAGGAAACGAGGTTGACATTCATCGTTCATGTTTGACCGGGAAGGCAACAAACGTGTTTGATTATCTGCAACAATGCGCGGCAATAAATACTCTTGGCATCAATGAGGAAGATGAATCATCTGAAGGCATTCTATCATCGGTATATTCCAAAATTAGTTTTGTAGATGAAGAAACGGCCGCCGCTGTTTATATGAGCCCCGGCCGGGGTTTAAGACGCTATAGTAATGACACTGCATTATTCCCCTTTGGCTGCAATGCAAGTCAGATGCGAGCAGTGAATATAGCTCTAACCAATCAGATAAGTGTTATCCAAGGTCCTCCGGGAACTGGTAAGACTCAGACGATACTCAACATTATCGCGAATTTATTGAAAGATAAGAAATCTGTTTTAGTGGTTTCCAATAATAACTCTGCAACAGAGAATGTATTGGAAAAGCTCTATAAAAACGGGCTTGATTTTCTGGTTGCCTCATTAGGCAAAAAAGAGAATAAAGAAGCTTTTATTGCGAATCAACCGCCTTTAAATTCGGATCTCCCTACGTGGCATAAGACCTCAATAGAGACGAACCGTGCACACCGGGAAGTCAAGGACAGCGTAGAAAAAGTCGAAGAAATTTTTACCATGCAAGAAAGACTGGCAGTGTGCCGTCAGGAATTGGCCGAGATAGAAATCGAAATGTCTCATTATAAGAAGGAGCAACCGGATAAATTCAGCAATAAAGAAGTCAAGACATCCTCATCCAAAATTCTCAAAATATTAGGCCGAATAAAGAGTTTTTCAATAAAATATCAGCATGACTCAAAAGATTTCGTGCAACGATTCAAACGTCTTTGGAGTAAATTCAGTCTTGAATTACGCCTTAGGTTATCCTTTGACATAAAGGGGGAATTGACACCGGATTCAATGCCCCGGATCATATCACTGCTTGATTGGCTATTCTATATCCGTAGAGTCCATGAGCTTAAATCTGAGATTGAAAATTTAGAAACCCAACTGCGCAGGTTCAACTGGCAAGTGCAAAATTAG
- a CDS encoding Fic family protein: MNKDLDTQIKEALKAYLASGVEEQVDYHKFYLYSIVTNSTAIEGSAVTEVENQLLFDEGITAKGRSLTEQMMNVDLKDAYLYAFKIATENPTYTPQLLQQLSALVMRRTWSEYSTIAGHFDSSKGEFRLYNVSAGIGGRIYLAYSKVPHAVDNFCEWINEEIAKIDKSDIAACYRLSFEAHFRLVTIHPWVDGNGRTTRLVMNMIQRQLGLVPSIVRKEDKGEYIQSLVDSRENDDSTIAQDMMLRHHISNLKRRVLQYQEGYGLMNDNVNSVGVKLTNTQRTIYKLIQANQSIIHSEMAKALSVTSKTAERATKALRDFGLLGREGSDKTGRWIILK, translated from the coding sequence ATGAATAAAGACCTTGACACACAGATAAAGGAGGCTCTTAAAGCTTATCTGGCTTCGGGAGTTGAGGAACAGGTGGACTATCATAAATTTTACCTCTATTCCATCGTGACCAATTCCACTGCCATTGAGGGTTCTGCTGTTACCGAAGTTGAGAACCAACTTCTTTTCGATGAAGGTATTACCGCCAAAGGACGTTCGCTGACTGAGCAGATGATGAATGTTGACCTGAAAGATGCTTATCTTTATGCTTTCAAAATTGCAACTGAGAATCCCACATATACGCCTCAGTTATTGCAGCAATTGTCTGCCCTTGTTATGCGGCGAACATGGAGCGAATACTCCACTATTGCCGGACATTTCGATTCATCTAAGGGAGAGTTCCGCCTGTACAATGTAAGTGCCGGTATTGGCGGAAGGATTTATCTGGCTTATAGCAAGGTTCCACACGCAGTGGATAATTTTTGCGAATGGATTAACGAAGAGATTGCCAAGATTGATAAATCGGATATTGCGGCATGTTACCGTCTTAGTTTTGAGGCTCACTTTCGGCTGGTAACCATCCATCCTTGGGTAGACGGCAATGGACGAACTACTCGACTGGTGATGAATATGATTCAACGGCAGTTAGGACTTGTTCCATCCATAGTCAGAAAAGAAGATAAGGGAGAATATATCCAGTCATTAGTTGATAGCCGGGAGAATGACGATTCTACCATAGCGCAGGATATGATGCTTCGTCACCATATATCGAACCTCAAACGTCGGGTTTTACAGTATCAAGAAGGCTATGGCTTGATGAATGACAATGTCAATAGTGTCGGTGTAAAACTTACCAACACACAAAGAACGATATATAAGTTGATACAGGCAAATCAAAGCATCATCCATTCTGAAATGGCAAAAGCTCTTTCCGTTACATCTAAAACAGCTGAACGAGCCACAAAAGCATTGAGAGATTTCGGATTGTTAGGGCGCGAGGGTTCTGACAAGACTGGCAGATGGATAATCCTGAAATAA
- a CDS encoding ATP-binding protein, producing the protein MSFFLINDIRLNLPMGWVPFQLLYLGPFSNVRCNYADEEAVRDASIEDLDADTIKLYMMERFSPVFRGKNIDELTMKDYSLDQMAGFVIKGATIERLLRNLRFIRPDGQMTKAAMMLFGKYTQRWLPEITAKCICFFGNSVGGTQFRDKMHDMEIEGNLLHQYRTIMNFFTRNLRKVQVKREFNSLGEMEIPYESLTEYVVNALVHRSLNIKTPIRIFIFDDRVEIHSPGSLPNGLTIEDVKNGTSMPRNVFLFTNANYLLPYTGAGSGVRRALEYDPDAVFSNGVSDKEITHASNEFVITIPRKSSQVTDQSNLVTDQASSKSEQVTDQPHRKSDQVPDPVISKTDPAYFEADPPIDPVPSKSDLPTDPVRLKLSKKQQDIRNFCSVPRSRKEILERAGVSAHFDNRKKYIYDLVEAGVLEPTIPEKPNDPNQKYRRKK; encoded by the coding sequence ATGTCGTTCTTTCTAATCAACGATATCCGGTTGAACTTACCCATGGGGTGGGTCCCTTTTCAATTGCTCTACCTGGGTCCCTTTTCAAATGTTAGATGCAATTATGCCGACGAAGAGGCAGTGCGCGATGCTTCCATTGAAGATCTTGATGCCGATACCATCAAACTGTATATGATGGAGCGTTTCTCCCCGGTGTTCCGAGGCAAGAATATTGATGAACTGACAATGAAGGATTATTCGCTTGACCAGATGGCGGGATTCGTCATCAAGGGAGCGACTATCGAGCGGCTTTTGCGGAATCTTCGTTTCATTCGTCCTGACGGTCAAATGACGAAGGCGGCGATGATGCTTTTCGGTAAATACACTCAGCGTTGGTTGCCGGAAATTACGGCCAAATGTATCTGCTTCTTCGGTAATTCTGTCGGAGGCACTCAGTTCCGCGACAAGATGCACGACATGGAAATCGAAGGAAATTTGCTTCATCAGTACCGTACCATCATGAACTTCTTTACCCGCAATCTGCGGAAGGTGCAGGTAAAACGCGAGTTCAATTCTCTCGGGGAAATGGAGATTCCCTACGAGAGTCTGACGGAGTATGTTGTCAATGCCTTGGTGCATCGGTCGCTGAATATAAAGACTCCGATTCGTATCTTCATCTTTGATGACCGGGTAGAGATACACAGTCCCGGTTCACTCCCCAATGGTCTAACTATCGAAGATGTGAAGAACGGAACCTCCATGCCTCGTAATGTGTTCCTTTTCACAAACGCAAATTATCTGCTTCCATACACGGGAGCTGGAAGCGGTGTACGCCGTGCGTTGGAATATGACCCGGATGCGGTTTTCTCGAATGGTGTTTCCGACAAGGAAATCACCCATGCCTCCAATGAGTTCGTCATCACCATTCCCCGGAAAAGTAGCCAAGTTACTGACCAAAGTAACTTAGTTACCGACCAAGCATCCTCAAAAAGTGAGCAAGTTACTGACCAACCTCACCGCAAAAGTGACCAAGTTCCCGACCCAGTTATTAGTAAAACCGACCCAGCTTACTTTGAAGCCGACCCACCTATCGACCCAGTTCCATCAAAATCCGACCTACCTACCGACCCAGTTAGGCTAAAATTATCAAAAAAGCAACAGGATATTCGCAACTTTTGCTCCGTACCAAGAAGTCGTAAAGAGATATTGGAACGTGCTGGAGTTTCTGCGCATTTTGATAATAGAAAGAAATATATCTATGATTTGGTTGAGGCTGGTGTACTTGAACCCACCATCCCCGAAAAGCCCAATGATCCGAATCAGAAGTACCGACGAAAGAAATAA
- the istA gene encoding IS21 family transposase — protein sequence MLHMEEKTSIILSHRREGMSIREIARRNGMSRKTVRKYLREFEREAGPSPTEREVDDYLLTRPKYDSSGRVRRVVTDDVRRRIDGFIARNRENVAAGLHKQQMRKLDMWRRLQDDGVRIAYSTVCQYVRALEAAPKSQEKPAKAYIRQDYEPGFRCEFDWGVLTLWIGGVRTRLHMAVFTLDHSNMRKAYLFSREDTLALMEAHRNCFRELGGTPRVMAYDNMRTAVKKFLGRDREHADALLRMEVHCCFTRHFCNPRSGWEIGKVERSVEYIRRRAFSFEVRFDSLDAAQTHLAAVCDRLNTEASNMSAEEKRLRIQADLAALRPLDHGDIGCFEQRLYRVGKYSTITVDGVHYSVPDRLVGSQVAVKLYSERIVVLYGRDKVANHARSRRSGDWVIDLMHYLGTFLRKPAALGRSVALQQVHPSVAALYREHFRESPRSFIELLVFTRDNNLAYTDIVRAATSLSSRGLQRLSSEQIQAQMISAEGHMQSTADIAATNVPDPQQAEIESSASHTLDMLSSFMEYTRASQAD from the coding sequence ATGCTACACATGGAGGAAAAAACATCCATTATTCTGTCTCATCGCCGCGAGGGGATGAGCATCCGCGAGATAGCGCGCCGCAACGGCATGAGCCGCAAGACCGTGCGCAAGTATCTGCGCGAGTTCGAGAGAGAGGCCGGCCCGTCACCGACAGAGCGGGAGGTTGACGATTATCTGCTGACCAGGCCGAAGTATGACAGCAGCGGACGCGTCAGGCGTGTTGTGACCGATGATGTCCGCCGTCGCATCGATGGTTTTATCGCCCGCAACCGGGAGAACGTCGCTGCCGGATTGCACAAGCAGCAGATGCGCAAGCTCGATATGTGGCGACGTCTTCAGGACGATGGCGTGCGTATCGCCTATTCCACAGTATGTCAGTATGTCCGTGCGCTGGAGGCAGCGCCGAAGTCGCAAGAAAAGCCTGCAAAGGCATATATCCGTCAGGACTATGAGCCTGGATTCCGTTGCGAGTTCGACTGGGGCGTGCTTACCCTGTGGATCGGTGGAGTCAGGACTCGCCTTCACATGGCGGTATTCACCCTCGACCACAGCAATATGCGCAAGGCATATCTGTTTTCGCGCGAAGATACCCTGGCTCTTATGGAAGCCCACCGCAACTGCTTCCGGGAGTTGGGGGGCACCCCGCGCGTGATGGCCTATGACAACATGCGTACCGCCGTAAAGAAGTTCCTCGGGCGCGACCGCGAGCACGCGGATGCGCTGCTGCGCATGGAGGTACACTGCTGTTTCACACGCCATTTCTGCAACCCTCGCTCGGGATGGGAAATAGGCAAGGTGGAACGTTCGGTGGAATATATCCGGCGTCGTGCATTCTCGTTCGAGGTCCGGTTTGACTCCCTGGATGCCGCGCAGACGCATCTGGCGGCAGTCTGCGACAGGCTCAACACAGAGGCGTCCAACATGTCGGCGGAAGAAAAACGCCTGCGCATACAGGCCGATCTGGCGGCGCTACGTCCGTTGGACCACGGTGACATCGGCTGCTTCGAGCAGCGGCTGTACCGCGTCGGAAAGTATTCAACGATAACCGTTGACGGAGTGCACTACTCTGTGCCCGACCGTCTGGTGGGCTCGCAGGTGGCGGTAAAGCTGTATTCCGAGCGCATCGTGGTGCTTTACGGACGCGACAAGGTGGCCAATCATGCCCGAAGCCGACGCTCCGGCGACTGGGTCATCGACCTGATGCATTATCTGGGTACATTCCTGCGCAAACCGGCCGCTCTGGGGCGGTCTGTGGCTCTGCAACAGGTACATCCGTCGGTGGCGGCGCTTTACCGCGAACACTTCCGCGAGTCTCCGCGAAGCTTCATAGAACTGCTTGTGTTCACCCGCGACAACAATCTGGCATACACTGACATCGTCCGTGCCGCCACAAGTCTTTCGTCCCGCGGGCTCCAGCGCCTCTCATCTGAACAGATACAGGCTCAGATGATCTCGGCGGAAGGACATATGCAGTCAACCGCCGATATCGCGGCAACGAACGTTCCCGACCCGCAACAGGCTGAAATAGAAAGTTCGGCAAGCCATACCCTTGACATGCTTTCATCATTTATGGAATATACCCGCGCATCGCAGGCAGACTGA
- the istB gene encoding IS21-like element helper ATPase IstB, with product MTDIHETDRDGLRELIRSCAFDLKLPLVRRDIDLLIQQSADEQWNLWRFTAELLRREKENRSENQRRHRIKNAGFPQLRYLNEIDTDALPADARKALPTLETLDFIKNGRNLILYGNPGTGKTHLATALGIAACNAGHSVLFTSVPRLLTQIRECRNALTLRSLENKFERYDMVICDEFGYVSCDKAGAEMLFNHLSLRTDKKTTVVTTNLAFNRWNEIIDDKVLVTAMVDRLTHKAILLNMTGKSYRMKETQEMMTQQI from the coding sequence ATGACAGACATACATGAAACAGACCGTGACGGACTTCGGGAGCTCATTCGCTCATGCGCTTTCGACCTTAAACTCCCGCTTGTGCGGCGCGACATCGACCTGCTTATACAGCAGAGCGCCGACGAACAATGGAACCTATGGCGGTTTACAGCCGAACTGCTCCGGCGCGAAAAAGAGAACCGCTCTGAAAACCAGCGCCGTCACCGCATCAAAAACGCAGGGTTCCCGCAACTTCGCTATCTTAACGAAATCGACACCGACGCTCTGCCCGCCGATGCCCGGAAAGCGCTCCCGACACTCGAGACACTCGACTTCATCAAAAACGGACGCAACCTCATTCTATACGGCAATCCCGGAACAGGCAAGACTCATCTGGCGACAGCTCTCGGTATCGCCGCATGTAATGCCGGACACTCGGTGCTGTTCACATCCGTGCCAAGACTGCTCACGCAGATACGCGAGTGCCGCAACGCTTTGACACTCCGGTCGCTGGAAAACAAGTTCGAGAGATACGACATGGTCATCTGTGATGAGTTCGGATACGTCTCCTGCGACAAGGCCGGCGCAGAGATGCTCTTTAACCATCTCTCCCTCCGCACCGACAAGAAGACGACCGTCGTCACAACCAATCTCGCCTTCAACCGCTGGAACGAGATTATTGACGACAAAGTACTGGTCACCGCAATGGTAGACCGCCTGACCCACAAGGCTATACTGCTTAACATGACAGGCAAATCATACCGCATGAAAGAAACTCAGGAAATGATGACTCAACAAATATAA